The region TTGGGGTCCACATCACCGCTGCGAGTGCCCATGACCAAGCCTTCCAGCGGCGTGAAGCCCATGCTGGTGTCGACGCTGCGGCCGTTCAGCACGGCACAGGTGGAGCAGCCGTTGCCGAGGTGCGCCGACAGCCAAGCGCTGGCGTCTACCGGCACCCCCTGCATGGCGGCGGCGCGGGCGGTGACATAGTTGTGACTGGTGCCGTGGAAGCCATAGCGGCGCACGCCTTGCTCGGTGTAGAGCGCTTCCGGCAACGCATAACGGTAGGCATGCGGCGGCAGTGTCTGGTGGAACGCGGTATCGAACACCGCCACCTGCGGCAGCGCCGGGAACAGCGCGGCGGCGGCATCGATGCCGAGCAGGTTGGCCGGATTGTGCAGCGGCGCCAAGGCCGCGGCGGCACTGATGGCACGGTGAGCCGCCGCATCCACCACACAGGCTTCGGTGAACGCTTCACCGCCGTGTACTACCCGGTGACCGATCGCCACTAGTCGGTCACCGGCGAACTCCTGCACGTGCGGCAGCAGCGCCGCCAGCGCCGCCTTGTGGTCGCCGTCCGGCAGCGCCACGTCGCGACGCTGGTCGCCGATCACCCAGTGGATCACTGCTTGCGGGCTGTTGAGGCGCTCCGCCATGCCGTGCAGTGGGAATTCACCGTCGGCGGTATCCACCAACGCAAACTTGATCGAGGAGCTGCCGCAATTGATCACCAGAACCAGACTGGCCGCCATCCTGCCTCCTTAGGGTCGGTCACCGGACTGTACAAAAGCGCACATCATCGCGGGTTCTGCGCACCACGACTACCCTTGCCAGCCGCGATACTGACCGCCGACAAACAAAACGCCCCGCGCGGCGAACCGGGCGGGGCGTCAACTTTAGGCAGCTGCCGGGCTCAGTAATCGAACGTCATGCCCAGCCGGTGACCCACTTCTTCGTAGGCTTCCACCACGCCGCCGAGACCCTGGCGGAAGCGGTCTTTGTCCAGCTTCTCGCGGGTGTCCTTGTCCCACAGGCGGCAGCCGTCCGGGCTGAACTCATCGCCCAGCACCACTTCGCCGTTGAACAGGCCGAACTCGAGCTTGTAGTCCACCAGCAGCATGTTGCCAGTCAGGAACAGCTCTTTGAGCACGGTGTTCACTTTCAGCGACAGCTCTTTCATGGTCGCCAGCTGTGCTTCGGTGGCCCAGCCAAAGCTGACCGCCAGGCTTTCGTTGATCATCGGGTCGTGCAGCGGGTCGTTCTTGAGGAACAACTCAAAGGTCGGCGGGTTCAGGTCGAGGCCCTCTTCCACACCGATGCGGCGGCACAGGGAACCGGCGCTGATGTTGCGCACCACACACTCCACCGGAATCATTTCCAGTCGCTTGACCAGCGATTCCTGCGGCGACAGCAGTTTCTCGAAGTGGGTCGGGATGCCGGCCGCCGCCAGCTTTTCCATGATCGCGGCGTTGAACTGGTTGTTCACCGCGCCTTTACGATCCAGCTGCTCGAGCTTCTCGCCATCGAAAGCGGACGTGTCGTTGCGGAACCACAGCACCAGCCGGTCGGCGTCGTCGGTGGTGTAGACGGACTTGGCTTTGCCCGCGTACAGCTCTTTGCGTTTTTCCATTGTGGCTACCTACTTGTGTGGGTGTCGGTTTCGTCGGCGCATGCGCCGGGGTCTCACTGGACTTCGAGCCAGTCGAAGCCGCCTTCCTGGCAGGCCACGCGCACGCGACGCGGGTCGTCCAGCCCGGCCTCCGCCACTGCCGCAAGCGCGTGGTCCGGGGTGTTGTTCTGTTCACTCAGGTGCGACAGCACCAGATGCTGCAGGCGCGGCTGGGTCAGTTGCCGCACCATGTTGCCCGCCTGCAGGTTGTTCAAGTGGCCGCGGTCGCCCCCCACCCGGCGCTTCAACGACAGCGGATAAGGCCCTGCCGCCAGCATGCCGAGATCGTGGTTGCACTCCAGCAGCAGCGCATCGCAATCGCGATAC is a window of Alcanivorax sp. REN37 DNA encoding:
- a CDS encoding acetate kinase — its product is MAASLVLVINCGSSSIKFALVDTADGEFPLHGMAERLNSPQAVIHWVIGDQRRDVALPDGDHKAALAALLPHVQEFAGDRLVAIGHRVVHGGEAFTEACVVDAAAHRAISAAAALAPLHNPANLLGIDAAAALFPALPQVAVFDTAFHQTLPPHAYRYALPEALYTEQGVRRYGFHGTSHNYVTARAAAMQGVPVDASAWLSAHLGNGCSTCAVLNGRSVDTSMGFTPLEGLVMGTRSGDVDPNLHGFLARELGWDLERIDSLLNRESGLLGLSGLSNDMRTLEQARADGHAGATLAIEVFCYRLAKSLAALACALPRLDGLVFTGGIGENSVLVRERTVAHLQLFNLRLDAERNRRCVGGTSGPIQADGSAAILVVPTNEELQIAMETRACVQAMAA
- the purC gene encoding phosphoribosylaminoimidazolesuccinocarboxamide synthase; its protein translation is MEKRKELYAGKAKSVYTTDDADRLVLWFRNDTSAFDGEKLEQLDRKGAVNNQFNAAIMEKLAAAGIPTHFEKLLSPQESLVKRLEMIPVECVVRNISAGSLCRRIGVEEGLDLNPPTFELFLKNDPLHDPMINESLAVSFGWATEAQLATMKELSLKVNTVLKELFLTGNMLLVDYKLEFGLFNGEVVLGDEFSPDGCRLWDKDTREKLDKDRFRQGLGGVVEAYEEVGHRLGMTFDY